Proteins found in one Promicromonospora sukumoe genomic segment:
- a CDS encoding DUF6326 family protein yields the protein MSTSQPTTTLEDPRIPVRAKLAAAWTSFMFLYAYVDILGFFTPGIVKDILAGRVYEFDLSQTFSTTALTLMAVPIFMVVLSMTLPARASRIANLVVAALYVPVTVFNVAGGFWLYFYGLGVVLELIVLALILRYAWTWPRTARSASLATGADREGVRARQRA from the coding sequence ATGAGCACATCGCAGCCCACCACCACGCTGGAAGACCCGCGCATCCCGGTGCGAGCAAAGCTCGCCGCGGCGTGGACCAGCTTCATGTTCCTGTACGCCTACGTGGACATTCTTGGCTTCTTCACGCCTGGCATCGTCAAGGACATCCTCGCCGGCCGGGTCTACGAGTTCGACCTCTCCCAGACCTTCTCGACGACGGCGCTGACCCTCATGGCCGTCCCGATCTTCATGGTCGTGCTGTCGATGACGCTGCCCGCCCGCGCGAGCCGCATCGCTAACCTCGTTGTGGCCGCGCTCTACGTCCCCGTCACGGTCTTCAACGTGGCGGGCGGGTTCTGGCTGTACTTCTACGGCCTCGGCGTCGTACTGGAACTGATCGTTCTCGCCCTCATCCTGCGATACGCCTGGACCTGGCCCCGCACCGCACGGTCGGCGAGCCTGGCAACCGGCGCGGACCGTGAAGGCGTTCGCGCCCGGCAGCGAGCGTGA